One genomic window of Meles meles chromosome 15, mMelMel3.1 paternal haplotype, whole genome shotgun sequence includes the following:
- the CAD gene encoding CAD protein isoform X1 yields MAALMLEDGSVLRGQPFGATVSTAGEVVFQTGMVGYPEALTDPSYKAQILVLTYPLMGNYGIPADEVDELGLSKWFESSGIHVAGLVVGECCPTPSHWSATRTLHQWLQQHGIPGLQGVDTRELTKKLREQGSLLGKLVQDGTEPSALPFLDPNARPLVPEVSIKAPRVFNAGGNPRILALDCGLKYNQIRCLCQRGAEVTVVPWDHALDNREYEGVFLSNGPGDPASYPSVVSTLSRVLSEPNPRPVFGICLGHQLLALAIGAKTYKMRYGNRGHNQPCLLVGSGRCFLTSQNHGFAVETDSLPAGWLPLFTNANDRSNEGIVHDSLPFFSVQFHPEHQAGPSDMELLFDIFLETVKEAAAGNPRGQTVRERLVERLCPPGIPSPGSGLPPPRKVLILGSGGLSIGQAGEFDYSGSQAIKALKEENIQTLLINPNIATVQTSQGLADKVYFLPITPHYVTQVIRNERPDGILLTFGGQTALNCGVELTKAGVLARYGVRVLGTPVETIELTEDRRAFASRMAEIGEHVAPSEAANSLEQAQAAAERLGYPVLVRAAFALGGLGSGFASNREELFALVAPAFAHTSQVLVDKSLKGWKEIEYEVVRDAYGNCVTVCNMENLDPLGIHTGESIVVAPSQTLNDREYQLLRQTAIKVTQHLGIVGECNVQYALNPESEQYYIIEVNARLSRSSALASKATGYPLAYVAAKLALGIPLPELRNSVTGGTAAFEPSLDYCVVKIPRWDLSKFLRVSTKIGSCMKSVGEVMGIGRSFEEAFQKALRMVDENCVGFDHTVKPVSDMELETPTDKRIFVVAAALWAGYSVERLYELTRIDRWFLHGMKRIVAHTQLLEQHRGRPLPPDLLQQAKRLGFSDKQIALAVLSTELAIRKLRQEQRICPAVKQIDTVAAEWPAQTNYLYLTYWGTTHDLTFRTPHVLVLGSGVYRIGSSVEFDWCAVGCIRQLRKMGYKTIMVNYNPETVSTDYDMCDRLYFDEISFEVVMDIYELENPEGVILSMGGQLPNNMAMALHRQQCRVLGTSPEAIDSAENRFKFSRLLDTIGISQPQWRELSDLESARQFCQTVGYPCVVRPSYVLSGAAMNVAYTDGDLERFLSSAAAVSKEHPVVISKFIQEAKEIDVDAVARDGVVAAIAISEHVENAGVHSGDATLVTPPQDITAKTLERIKAIVHAVGQELQVTGPFNLQLIAKDDQLKVIECNVRVSRSFPFVSKTLGVDLVALATRVIMGEEVEPVGLMTGTGVVGVKVPQFSFSRLAGADVVLGVEMTSTGEVAGFGESRCEAYLKAMLSTGFKIPKKNILLTIGSYKNKSELLPTVRLLEGLGYSLYASLGTADFYTEHGVKVTAVDWHFEEAVDGECPPQRSILEQLAENHFELVINLSMRGAGGRRLSSFVTKGYRTRRLAADFSVPLIIDIKCTKLFVEALGQIGPAPPLKVHVDCMTSQKLVRLPGLIDIHVHLREPGGTHKEDFASGTAAALAGGVTMVCAMPNTRPPIIDAPALALAQKLAEAGARCDFALFLGASSENAGTLGAVAGSAAGLKLYLNETFSELRLDSVAQWMEHFETWPSHLPIVAHAERQSVAAVLMVAQLTQRSVHICHVARKEEILLIKAAKARGLPVTCEVAPHHLFLSRDDLQRLGSGKGEVRPELGSRQDVEALWENMAVIDCFASDHAPHTLEEKCGPQPPPGFPGLETMLPLLLTAVSEGRLSLDDLLQRLHHNPRRIFHLPPQEDTYVEVDLEHEWTIPSHMPFSKAHWTPFEGQKVKGTVRRVVLRGEVAYIDGQVLVPPGYGQDVRKWPQGTVPQLAPPAPATSEITTTPERPRRTVPGLPDGRFHLPPRIHRASDPGLPAVFLRPGAGIPRGSRTWAEEPKEKSSRKAAEPELMGTLDGTCYPPPPVPRQASPQNLGTPGLLHPQTSPLLHSLVGQHILSVQQFTKDQMSHLFNVAHTLRMMVQKERSLDILKGKVMASMFYEVSTRTSSSFAAAMARLGGAVLSFSEATSSVQKGESLADSVQTMSCYADVVVLRHPQPGAVELAAKHCRRPVINAGDGVGEHPTQALLDIFTIREELGTVNGMTITMVGDLKHGRTVHSLACLLTQYRVSLRYVAPPSLRMPASVRAFVAARGTKQEEFESIEEALPDTDVLYMTRIQKERFASSQEYEACFGQFILTPHIMTRAKKKMVVMHPMPRVNEISVEVDSDPRAAYFRQAENGMYIRMALLATVLGRF; encoded by the exons GCTCCACGGGTGTTCAATGCAGGGGGCAACCCTCGGATCCTTGCTTTGGATTGTGGCCTCAAGTATAATCAGATCCGATGTCTCTGTCAGCGTGGTGCTGAGGTCACGGTGGTACCGTGGGACCACGCCTTAGACAACCGAG AGTATGAGGGTGTCTTCCTGAGTAATGGCCCTGGTGACCCCGCCTCCTATCCCAGTGTGGTATCCACACTGAGCCGTGTCTTATCTGAGCCTAATCCCCGACCTGTCTTCGGGATCTGTCTGGGACACCAGCTGTTGGCCTTAGCCATTGGGGCCAAGACATACAAGATGAG ATATGGGAACCGAGGCCATAATCAGCCATGCCTGCTGGTGGGCTCTGGGCGCTGCTTTCTGACATCCCAGAACCACGGGTTTGCTGTGGAAACAGACTCACTGCCAGCAGGCTGGCTCCCTCTCTTTACCAACGCCAACGATCGTTCCAATGAAGGCATTGTACACGACAGCCTGCCGTTCTTCAG TGTTCAGTTTCACCCAGAGCACCAAGCTGGTCCTTCAGACATGGAGTTACTTTTTGATATCTTTCTGGAAACTGTGAAAGAAGCCGCAGCTGGGAACCCCAGGGGCCAGACGG TTCGAGAGCGGCTGGTCGAGCGCCTCTGTCCACCTGGAATTCCCAGCCCAGGCTCTGGGCTTCCACCACCACGGAAGGTTCTGATCCTGGGCTCGGGGGGCCTCTCCATTGGCCAAGCTGGAGAGTTTGACTACTCAGGCTCTCAG GCGATTAAGGCCCTGAAggaggaaaacatccagactttGCTGATCAACCCCAACATTGCCACAGTGCAGACTTCCCAGGGGCTGGCTGACAAGGTTTATTTCCTTCCCATAACACCTCACTACGTAACTCAG gtGATCCGTAATGAGCGCCCAGATGGCATCTTACTGACTTTTGGGGGCCAGACAGCTCTGAACTGTGGTGTCGAGCTGACAAAGGCTGGGGTGTTAGCTCGGTATGGAGTGCGGGTCCTGGGCACACCCGTGGAGACCATTGAACTGACGGAAGACCGGCGTGCCTTTGCCTCCAGGATGGCAGAGATTGGAGAGCACGTGGCCCCCAGTGAGGCGGCAAATTCTCTTGAACAG GCCCAGGCGGCCGCCGAGCGGCTGGGCTATCCCGTGTTGGTGCGTGCTGCCTTTGCCCTCGGTGGCCTGGGCTCTGGCTTTGCCTCCAACAGGGAGGAGCTGTTCGCCCTTGTGGCCCCAGCTTTTGCCCATACGAGCCAAGTGCTGGTCGATAAATCCCTGAAGGGATGGAAGGAGATTGAGTACGAGGTGGTGAGAGACGCCTATGGCAACTGTGTCACG GTGTGTAACATGGAGAATTTGGACCCACTGGGCATCCATACTGGTGAGTCCATAGTGGTGGCTCCAAGCCAGACACTGAATGACCGGGAATACCAGCTACTACGGCAGACAGCCATCAAGGTGACCCAGCACCTTGGAATTGTCGGGGAGTGCAATGTGCAGTACGCCTTGAATCCCGAGTCTGAGCAG tATTACATCATTGAAGTGAATGCCAGGCTGTCTCGCAGCTCTGCCCTGGCCAGTAAGGCCACAGGCTATCCATTGGCCTATGTGGCAGCCAAACTAGCGCTGGGCATCCCTCTGCCTGAGCTCAG GAACTCCGTGACAGGGGGAACAGCAGCCTTTGAACCCAGCCTGGATTACTGTGTGGTCAAGATCCCTCGGTGGGACCTCAGCAAGTTCCTCCGTGTCAGCACAAAGATCGGGAGCTGCATGAAGAGCGTTG GTGAAGTCATGGGCATTGGGCGTTCTTTTGAGGAGGCCTTCCAGAAGGCTCTTCGGATGGTAGATGAGAACTGTGTGGGCTTTGATCACACAGTAAAGCCGGTCAGTGATATG GAGCTGGAGACGCCAACCGACAAGCGCATCTTCGTGGTGGCGGCAGCTCTGTGGGCCGGCTACTCGGTGGAGCGGCTGTACGAGCTCACACGCATCGACCGCTGGTTCCTGCACGGGATGAAGCGGATCGTGGCGCACACGCAGCTGCTGGAACAGCATCGTGGACGGCCTCTGCCCCCAGACCTGCTGCAGCAAGCCAAGCGCCTTGGCTTCTCGGACAAGCAGATTGCCCTTGCCGTTCTGAG CACAGAGCTGGCCATTCGCAAGCTGCGGCAGGAACAGAGGATCTGCCCGGCGGTGAAACAGATCGACACGGTTGCGGCCGAGTGGCCAGCGCAGACCAACTATCTGTACCTGACCTACTGGGGCACCACCCATGACCTCACCTTTCGAACGCCTCATGTCCTAGTCCTCGGCTCTGGCGTCTACCGGATCGGTTCCAGCGTTGAGTTTGACTGGTGTGCCGTGGGCTGCATCCGGCAGCTCCGAAAG ATGGGCTATAAGACCATCATGGTGAACTACAACCCAGAGACCGTCAGCACAGACTATGACATGTGTGACCGACTGTACTTCGATGAGATCTCTTTTGAG GTGGTGATGGACATCTATGAGCTAGAGAACCCCGAAGGCGTGATCCTCTCCATGGGCGGGCAGCTGCCCAACAACATGGCCATGGCGCTGCATCGGCAGCAGTGCCGAGTCCTGGGCACATCCCCTGAAGCCATCGACTCGGCTGAGAACCGTTTCAAGTTCTCCCGTCTCCTCGACACCATCGGTATCAGCCAGCCTCAGTGGAGGGAGCTCAGTGATCTAGAG TCTGCTCGCCAGTTCTGCCAGACGGTGGGGTACCCCTGCGTGGTGCGCCCCTCCTACGTGCTGAGCGGCGCTGCTATGAACGTGGCCTATACCGATGGGGACCTGGAACGTTTCCTGAGCAGCGCGGCAGCCGTCTCCAAGGAGCACCCTGTGGTCATCTCCAAGTTCATCCAGGAGGCCAAG GAGATCGACGTGGATGCTGTGGCCCGTGATGGTGTGGTGGCAGCCATTGCCATCTCTGAGCACGTGGAGAATGCGGGAGTGCATTCGGGCGATGCCACGCTGGTGACCCCACCACAAGACATCACTGCCAAAACCCTAGAGCGGATTAAAGCCATCGTGCACGCTGTGGGCCAGGAGCTGCAGGTCACGGGACCCTTCAATCTGCAGCTCATTGCCAAG GACGACCAGCTGAAAGTCATCGAATGCAATGTGCGTGTCTCTCGCTCCTTCCCTTTCGTCTCCAAGACACTAGGTGTGGACCTAGTAGCGTTGGCCACACGGGTCATCATGGGGGAAGAAGTGGAACCTGTGGGACTCATGACAGGCACCGGAGTCGTGGGGGTAAAG GTCCCTCAGTTCTCGTTCTCACGCCTGGCGGGTGCCGACGTGGTGTTGGGCGTGGAGATGACCAGCACTGGGGAGGTGGCTGGCTTTGGGGAGAGCCGCTGCGAGGCCTACCTCAAGGCCATGCTAAGCACTGGCTTTAAGATCCCCAAGAAGAACATCTTGCTGACCATTGGCAGCTATAAG AACAAAAGTGAGCTGCTCCCGACCGTGCGGCTGCTGGAGGGCCTGGGCTACAGCCTCTACGCCAGTCTGGGCACCGCCGACTTCTACACTGAGCACGGCGTCAAG GTAACTGCTGTGGACTGGCACTTTGAGGAGGCAGTGGATGGTGAGTGCCCACCGCAGCGAAGCATCTTGGAGCAGCTGGCGGAGAATCACTTCGAGCTAGTGATTAACCTGTCGATGCGCGGGGCCGGGGGCCGGCGTCTCTCTTCCTTTGTCACTAAGGGCTACCGCACCCGGCGCCTGGCCGCTGACTTCTCCGTGCCCCTCATCATTGATATCAAGTGCACCAAACTGTTTGTGGAG GCCCTGGGCCAGATTGGGCCTGCCCCTCCTTTGAAGGTGCACGTTGACTGTATGACTTCCCAGAAGCTTGTGCGGCTTCCTG GATTGATTGACATCCATGTGCACCTGCGGGAGCCGGGGGGAACGCACAAGGAGGACTTTGCCTCAGGCACCGCCGCTGCCCTGGCTGGGGGCGTCACCATGGTGTGCGCCATGCCTAATACCCGGCCCCCCATCATTGATGCGCCAGCCCTCGCCCTGGCCCAGAAG CTGGCAGAGGCTGGCGCCCGCTGTGACTTTGCCTTATTTCTCGGAGCCTCGTCAGAAAATGCAGGAACCCTGGGTGCTGTAGCCGGGTCTGCCGCTGGGCTGAAGCTCTACCTCAATGAGACCTTCTCTGAGCTTCGGCTGGACAGTGTGGCCCAGTGGATGGAG CACTTTGAGACGtggccctcccacctccccattgTGGCCCACGCGGAGCGGCAGAGTGTGGCCGCCGTCCTCATGGTGGCCCAGCTTACCCAGCGCTCGGTGCACATATGTCACGTGGCCCGGAAGGAGGAG ATCCTACTGATTAAAGCTGCCAAGGCGCGGGGGCTGCCAGTCACCTGTGAGGTCGCCCCCCACCATCTGTTCCTGAGCCGCGATGACCTGCAGCGCCTGGGCTCGGGGAAGGGGGAGGTCCGGCCTGAGCTGGGCTCCCGCCAGGACGTGGAGGCCCTGTGGGAGAACATGGCTGTCATCGACTGCTTCGCCTCAGACCATG ccccccacacTCTGGAGGAGAAGTGTGGACCCCAGCCTCCCCCCGGCTTCCCGGGGCTGGAGACCATGCTGCCCCTGCTGCTGACGGCCGTCAGCGAGGGCCGGCTCAGTCTGGACGACCTGCTACAGCGCCTGCACCACAACCCCCGCCGCATCTTCCACCTGCCCCCGCAGGAGGACACCTACGTGGAG GTGGATCTGGAGCACGAGTGGACCATCCCCAGCCACATGCCCTTCTCCAAGGCTCACTGGACGCCCTTCGAAGGGCAGAAGGTGAAGGGCACCGTCCGCCGCGTGGTCCTGCGAGGGGAGGTGGCCTATATCGATGGGCAG GTCCTGGTGCCCCCCGGCTACGGACAGGATGTACGCAAGTGGCCTCAGGGCACTGTTCCCCAGCTCGCGCCTCCAGCCCCTGCCACCAGTGAGATAACCACG ACACCTGAAAGGCCCCGCCGGACTGTCCCAGGGCTTCCCGATGGCCGCTTCCACCTGCCACCCCGAATCCACCGAGCCTCCGATCCAGGTCTGCCAG CTGTGTTCCTCCGCCCGGGAGCTGGGATCCCACGGGGCAGCAGAACGTGGG CTGAGGAGCCAAAGGAGAAGTCCTCCCGGAAGGCAGCTGAGCCAG AGCTGATGGGAACTCTCGATGGCACCTGCTACCCACCACCACCAGTACCTAGACAGGCGTCACCCCAGAACCTGGGGACCCCTGGCCTGCTGCACCCCCAGACCTCACCCCTGCTGCACTCATTAGTGGGTCAACATATCCTGTCTGTCCAGCAATTCACCAAGGATCAg ATGTCTCACCTGTTCAATGTGGCACACACGCTGCGTATGATGGTACAGAAGGAGCGGAGCCTCGACATACTcaag GGGAAGGTGATGGCCTCCATGTTCTACGAGGTGAGCACGCGGACCAGCAGCTCCTTTGCCGCAGCCATGGCCCGGCTGGGGGGTGCCGTGCTCAGCTTCTCGGAAGCCACATCTTCGGTCCAGAAGGGCGAGTCCCTGGCCGACTCTGTGCAGACCATGAGCTGCTACGCCGACGTGGTCGTGCTTCGGCATCCCCAGCCGGGAGCGGTGGAG CTGGCAGCCAAGCACTGCCGGAGGCCAGTGATCAACGCGGGGGATGGAGTCGGAGAGCATCCCACCCAGGCTCTGCTGGACATCTTCACCATCCGGGAGGAGCTTGGGACTGTCAACGGCATGACG ATCACGATGGTGGGGGACCTGAAGCATGGGCGCACCGTGCACTCTCTGGCCTGCCTGCTCACCCAGTACCGCGTCAGCCTGCGCTACGTGGCCCCCCCAAGCCTGCGCATGCCGGCCAGCGTGCGGGCCTTTGTGGCGGCCCGCGGCACCAAGCAG GAGGAGTTCGAGAGCATTGAGGAAGCCCTGCCCGACACCGACGTGCTCTACATGACTCGAATCCAGAAAGAACGCTTCGCCTCCAGCCAGGAGTATGAAGCT TGCTTCGGCCAGTTCATCCTCACCCCGCACATCATGACACGGGCCAAGAAGAAGATGGTGGTGATGCACCCCATGCCTCGAGTCAATGAGATTAG CGTGGAGGTGGACTCGGACCCCCGAGCAGCCTACTTCCGCCAGGCCGAGAACGGCATGTACATACGCATGGCTCTCTTAGCCACCGTGCTGGGCCGCTTCTAG